The genome window tagagatgttattttataaaggaaatgggtgtaaagatacttttacattttgaattgggtttgagagggtattttaggtaataaatttgggtttaaagagatattaattctttaataaaaaaacaatatggaTGAATAGAATAAGTTGGGTATAGAAAGAGATTagatgagttcaaataaaatttccctttaggtagttttaaaaatagatatgaattagagagaaatgacaaaataaaaaaacttcttGAAAAGTGGCATTTGGATACTTAAATTAATTATTGCTAAAATACGTTTTAGTAGACTTGTTGCTACTATTGTTCGTAATCAATGATTGTGGGTTTTCAGAAAGACACAAAAAAGGACGGTTTCTAATGCCTTTAGTTATTTCTTCCAATATCTTATTGCTTTGAAAAGTTTAAATCACTTTAGTGTGAAACACTTAAGAATACAATTTGACTATTTGCTACCATTTTTCGAAATAGATATATGCTGATCGCACATCCCTTCTTTTCAGATCTTGCATCGTTGGACTAACTTGGTCTAACACCATTGTGGTGGAGCTAGTAATTCCGACAACAACACAACTGCTATGACGAATATAACAAAGTTCTAGCATGAGAAGAAATTCACTATGGGCAAAGCACTCATAGAAAAAGCACAAACATCAATTCAAAATAGAGTAACGAACATACTTCcaagccaagaagcaaagtctGGTTTCTACTTATGCTCGCCCAAAATATCATAGAAGAAGTtgtatttatgttatttttcaaAACAACTTCTGGCAACACCTTTTTTCATCGCCATATGACTTTTCCCTTTTTGCAAAGAAATTTCGAGGAGGTAGACATCAATGAAGCAAATAGGTGGAACACCCACAGCTTTGAGATAAAGAGTTCAAAATGTAGACCAACACCTCATCGCAAGTTCGACTTGTACACCTCTCATCTGAAGTCTACAATCAACTTTTCATGCAACCTATCCCAAGTCCTTCAAACACTTCGACTGGGTCAAGTGCTCGCAAAGCTCTTGAGCCAATGCATACTCGTCAAAATTGCATAGTTGTGGTGAAACGAAGATTTCTGAGCCTTCATGGTTTTTTCTAGTGACATGCCATATATACCTGGAAGGCTAAGAAGTAGAGCTATAATCTTcttatttttacaaaattttccaAGTGCCAGGCTAAACTGTACTTCCTTAGAGtgagttagatttttttttcgtaCACTATATTGAAGATACGCATGAAAACTTTATGTAGAATTTTGCGGAACTCAATTCTGAGTTATGTGAAAAatgttaggccatctccaatcgagggttgactagagggctcgttttaaccATCTGGCCCtctaagatattaatattttaatgaacagtacatggccatatttgcctctatCTCCAATCGTGGGCCAAGGGgcttgttttagccctgtcataaaaaactgtctccaacagagggccaaagggccatagggtcaaacataatttattatttaaaaactacaacttaaattcaaatccaacggctaagtgacgtcagctagccgttggtagTTGACATTATGCTGATGtcaactagccgttggatttgaatttttttttgctataaatagggtggatattgggctataattcacacaactttgaattcaatctatttcaattcaattttttcaattcaagtttacaatgaattccaactttggatcctttTCGGATTCCAACTGGGGGTCTTTATCCAATTGCAAATTGGAAGCAAAATGGGCAcaaatgagacgagaagatgagaagtctgatgaagaagttcaagtaaggcgcaacaaacaaaacagagcagcagccatggctgcggccatggtgtgtcagccaactgaggaacaacctcaatggggtggctctgttgctggtcactcttacaaaccacgaaacaaAGTGATGTcgcatgccaatctgatgaacaactattTCAGCCCCAACGCGGTGTACACAAAAGAGGATTTCAAACGTTGCTTTTGGATGAGGCGTCATGTCTTCGAGCGTTTACTTCGTGATGTTCATcaggtcaatccatactttcgacaGAAGCGGGACGGAACAGGCCGCCCTGATTTCTCACCTCATCAAAAGGTTACTGTTGCACTCCGAATGATGGCCTATGGCTCCCCAActgattcgatggatgaaaccTATGGTATGTCTGAGTTTACATGCCTTTATACTCTTGAACAATTCTGTGACGTAATTGTTCAGgtttacaaagacgagtacctccgcgagccaaatcaagaagattTGAATCGGCTCATTCGCAAAACTGAAGACCGTGGGTTTCCAGGCATGATAAggtcattagactgcatgcattgggattggaagaactgtccTACTAGATGGCAATGAGGCTTTAGCAgaaggtcgagaaagccaactGTTGTGTTAAAGGCGATTGCCTCATATGACAGatggatctggcatgctttctttggagtccatagatcccaaaatgacattacagttccTGGGCATTCACCCCTCTTCAATAACTTGACGGAAGGTAAAGCACCTtaacttgactactacatcaacaaccgtcaatacaatatggggtattaaTTGGCATATGccatctacccaaagtgggcgacacttgtccaagcaattccaaaccctaggaataatgcagaaaagttgttt of Malus sylvestris chromosome 6, drMalSylv7.2, whole genome shotgun sequence contains these proteins:
- the LOC126626759 gene encoding uncharacterized protein LOC126626759 — its product is MSHANLMNNYFSPNAVYTKEDFKRCFWMRRHVFERLLRDVHQVNPYFRQKRDGTGRPDFSPHQKVTVALRMMAYGSPTDSMDETYGMSEFTCLYTLEQFCDVIVQVYKDEYLREPNQEDLNRLIRKTEDRGFPGMIRSLDCMHWDWKNCPTRWQ